A genome region from Trichoderma asperellum chromosome 7, complete sequence includes the following:
- a CDS encoding uncharacterized protein (SECRETED:SignalP(1-23)~EggNog:ENOG41): MLFSREFIPTVLAMAMSVMRAEAAIAVGTASGFNVMWIDGGDPCHWHRINDIGQNPCNVPLTSPLDNGYKYTLQGCGGPLWLDNEDGSFNSNCHDASADFDCGVHRNWVCS; this comes from the exons ATGCTCTTCTCACGAGAATTTATCCCTACTgtcttggccatggccatgtctGTGATGCGTGCTGAGGCCGCTATTGCGGTCGGAACTGCCTCTGGTTTTAACG TTATGTGGATTGATGGTGGTGACCCTTGCCACTGGCACAGGATCAACGACATAGGCCAAAACCCGTGTAATGTCCCTCTCACCAGCCCGCTTGACAACGGGTACAAGTACACTCTGCAAGGCTGCGGTGGTCCTCTGTGGCTGGACAATGAGGATGGTTCCTTCAACAGCAACTGCCACGACGCGTCGGCCGATTTTGACTGCGGTGTGCACCGGAACTGGGTTTGCTCCTAG
- a CDS encoding uncharacterized protein (EggNog:ENOG41), translated as MDNTGCGPLRVPGFGDIPLEEELRCEERFAHGIREWKQVPAVTMREFAMVDVMNTLTDKLDWDIDIFNEDIVAKWPELRDKANEYKQKQYVRVLHTGSCVCKSNILVPVTLGVDFKSELGPLLPVRSTGDQISNIVDPSLYPLVYGRSPVLLDGGEVVLEDVFGSVAFNDIRGLDNVMAYFWSYNFQWLPCEVKFIGDSGTNMQITSYINNLHPTQKRLYRNLEKLISLAVKPWNDCLIKGKRSWGERYGNNKSQRGPVPLRIITYGVEWEDDFPEWALAFNSVRRYQLDNYLASVELLRSNQENTDDPDMSRRLRIAKRNVKLYHDMEGAQPIPEPSPEMWKISLEYLQRPDIASEPGVVMAQSYREHSDIGSSTSNVIPQNWKENAYRLLRNKNDTLLRFRHPEPGIAFSYDEWKSGTNDDRAVVEMVTERFDNPCHSPTNSYHDPYVIQLEETFRNQGLQVIIKISTIELTPENPKYHGSTWELEGQMNEHIVAAAVYAYDVHNVSESRITFRQETDMAANFYQYGPDINQQRDGNVWNQPAKRYGRSSVEVSAIGEIFGFTWDQLSRDIIDDTLPLQEIGRLTMPQGRLIAFPNTMEHRREPFELLDPTVSGHHRYVTLLLVDPNYRICSTSNVPPQQQDWWKHRTNDGLMGTHGSPGETRDHRGPMDLSEADVFWRDMMKEHTWKQQARYHLMKPNLFE; from the exons ATGGATAACACTGGCTGTGGTCCTCTGAGGGTTCCTGGATTTGGGGATATACCCCTTGAAGAGGAGCTCAGATGTGAGGAACGATTCGCTCATGGCATCCGGGAATGGAAGCAAGTGCCTGCCGTGACCATGCGCGAGTTTGCCATGGTGGATGTGATGAACACATTGACTGATAAATTGGATTGGGATATCGACATATTTAACGAAGACATCGTCGCAAAGTGGC CTGAGCTACGCGATAAAGCAAACGAATACAAGCAGAAACAATACGTCCGAGTCTTGCATACTGGATCATGCGTTTGCAAATCCAACATACTAGTTCCGGTGACACTCGGCGTTGATTTCAAATCTGAACTTGGACCACTGCTCCCAGTCCGAAGCACCGGCGACCAGATCTCCAACATAGTTGATCCGTCTCTATACCCGTTGGTCTACGGGAGAAGCCCAGTTCTACTAGATGGGGGAGAGGTTGTGTTGGAAGATGTTTTTGGCTC GGTCGCTTTCAATGATATTCGAGGTCTTGATAATGTCATGGCATATTTTTGGTCTTATAATTTCCAATGGCTTCCATGCGAAGTCAAGTTCATTGGAGACTCCGGAACTAATATGCAGATTACGTCTTACATTAACAATCTGCATCCCACTCAAAAGCGTCTGTATCGCAATTTGGAGAAGCTGATCTCACTCGCAGTCAAGCCTTGGAATGATTGCCTTATCAAAGGCAAACGAAGTTGGGGAGAGCGATATGGTAATAACAAGAGTCAACGAGGACCAGTGCCTCTGCGAATCATTACCTACGGTGTCGAGTGGGAAGATGATTTCCCGGAGTGGGCTTTAGCTTTCAACAGTGTTCGAAGATATCAGCTAGACAATTATCTCGCATCTGTGGAGCTATTACGTAGCAACCAAGAAAACACAGACGACCCAGATATGAGCAGGCGCCTTCGGATAGCTAAAAGAAACGTCAAGTTGTATCACGATATGGAGGGTGCGCAACCAATACCAGAACCAAGTCCCGAAATGTGGAAAATCTCTCTAGAGTATCTCCAACGTCCGGATATTGCTAGCGAACCTGGCGTTGTAATGGCTCAATCGTATCGCGAACACTCGGATATCGGATCCAGCACGTCCAACGTTATTCCTCAAAATTGGAAAGAAAACGCATATAGGCTATTGCGGAATAAAAACGACACGCTTTTGCGCTTCAGGCATCCTGAGCCAGGCATAGCATTTTCTTATGACGAATGGAAGTCTGGTACGAACGACGATAGAGCGGTTGTAGAAATGGTTACTGAGAGATTTGATAACCCTTGCCATTCACCTACAAATTCCTATCATGACCCATATGTTATTCAACTGGAAGAAACCTTTCGCAACCAAGGTCTCCAGGTTATCATTAAGATTAGTACTATCGAGCTTACACCAGAAAACCCAAAGTATCATGGTAGTACTTGGGAACTTGAAGGCCAAATGAACGAGCACATTGTTGCTGCGGCTGTGTATGCTTATGATGTTCATAATGTAAGTGAAAGTCGGATTACATTCCGCCAGGAAACGGATATGGCTGCAAATTTCTATCAATACGGACCAGACATCAATCAACAAAGAGATGGCAACGTATGGAATCAGCCAGCAAAACGATATGGCAGGTCATCAGTGGAAGTGTCAGCTATTGGGGAGATTTTTGGATTCACATGGGATCAGTTGTCAAGGGATATCATTGATGATACCCTACCTCTCCAGGAGATTGGCCGCCTCACAATGCCGCAAGGTAGGTTAATTGCTTTTCCCAACACGATGGAACATCGGAGAGAGCCATTCGAGCTATTGGATCCTACTGTCTCTGGCCATCATCGATATGTAACTCTTCTGCTTGTTGATCCTAATTACCGGATATGCTCAACCAGTAATGTTCCTCCGCAGCAACAGGACTGGTGGAAGCACCGTACAAACGATGGCTTGATGGGTACCCATGGTTCTCCAGGAGAAACGAGGGACCATCGTGGGCCAATGGACCTCTCGGAAGCAGATGTCTTTTGGCGGGACATGATGAAAGAGCATACATGGAAGCAACAGGCAAGGTATCATTTAATGAAACCTAACCTCTTTgaataa